In Streptococcus uberis, a single window of DNA contains:
- a CDS encoding epoxyqueuosine reductase QueH, whose translation MINVEDILAKVKPNQKVNYDKLMQEMRDHWILQKIRPRILLHVCCAPCSTYSLEYLAEFADITVYFANANIHPKSEYQRRALVTQEFIRAFNQKTGHKVTYLEEVYQPNEYQQKVKGYEKEAEGGERCRLCFDYRLDLTAQKALELGFDYFASALTISPHKNAQLINKIGIDIQNCYQTRYLPSDFKKNNGYRRSVQMCQEYDIYRQCYCGCVYAARIQGIDLKKVNREAKSFLKNPKIEDKKTVPFLYQGKEI comes from the coding sequence ATGATTAATGTAGAAGATATTCTTGCTAAGGTTAAGCCAAATCAAAAAGTTAATTATGATAAACTAATGCAAGAAATGCGTGACCATTGGATTCTTCAAAAGATACGACCTAGGATTTTGCTACATGTGTGTTGTGCCCCTTGCTCAACTTATAGTTTAGAATATTTAGCAGAATTTGCCGATATTACCGTTTATTTTGCTAATGCAAATATTCATCCTAAATCCGAATACCAGCGTAGGGCACTTGTAACTCAAGAATTTATTAGAGCTTTTAATCAAAAGACAGGTCATAAAGTGACTTATCTAGAAGAAGTTTATCAACCCAATGAATATCAACAAAAAGTGAAAGGATATGAAAAGGAGGCTGAAGGTGGTGAACGCTGTCGTCTTTGTTTCGACTATCGTCTAGATTTGACTGCTCAAAAGGCTCTAGAACTTGGTTTTGACTATTTTGCGAGTGCTTTAACCATCAGTCCCCATAAAAATGCACAGCTCATTAATAAGATTGGTATCGATATTCAAAACTGTTATCAAACTAGGTATCTTCCAAGTGATTTTAAGAAAAATAATGGCTACCGACGTTCAGTACAAATGTGTCAGGAGTACGACATTTATCGTCAATGCTACTGTGGTTGTGTTTATGCCGCTCGTATTCAAGGGATAGATTTGAAAAAAGTAAATAGGGAGGCAAAATCTTTTCTTAAAAACCCAAAAATAGAAGACAAGAAGACGGTGCCTTTTCTTTACCAAGGCAAAGAAATTTAA
- a CDS encoding ABC transporter ATP-binding protein, with amino-acid sequence MKTARFFWFYFKRYQLSFALIFVAIVLATYLQVKAPVFLGESLTELGKIGQQYYAAKMTGQTGFKADTSAFMAVMWKLLLAYLFTALANFVYSLLFTRIVAQSTNRMRKGLFGKLERLTVAFFDSRKDGAILSRFTSDLDNIQNSLNQSLVQVVTNIALYIGLIWMMFRQDTRLALLTMASTPVALIFLIIIIRLARKYTDIQQKEVSALNAYMDEKISGQKAIIVQGVQEETVEGFLEHNERVRVATFKGRLFSGLLFPVMNGMSLLNTAIVIFVGSSIVLNDKSISMAVGLGLVVTFVQFSQQYYQPIMQIAASWGELQLAFTGASRIQEMFDEKEEVRPQNAPQFTELKEAVEINHVDFSYLPGKKVLSDVTIKAPKGKMVAVVGPTGSGKTTIMNLLNRFYDVDSGSITFDGIDIRDYDLDSLRKNVGIVLQESVLFSGTIADNIRFGDASISQEMVEVAARATHIHDFIMTLPEGYNTKVSDDENIFSTGQKQLISIARTLLTDPQVLILDEATSNVDTVTESKIQKAMEAIVAGRTSFVIAHRLKTILNADEIIVLKDGKVIEQGDHHELLRQKGFYSELYHNQFVFE; translated from the coding sequence ATGAAAACAGCACGTTTTTTCTGGTTTTATTTTAAACGTTATCAATTATCATTTGCCTTGATTTTTGTGGCAATTGTCCTTGCGACCTATTTGCAAGTTAAAGCACCCGTATTTTTAGGAGAATCCTTAACAGAACTTGGTAAAATTGGCCAACAGTATTATGCTGCTAAAATGACCGGACAAACTGGGTTTAAAGCTGACACATCAGCCTTTATGGCGGTTATGTGGAAGCTATTACTCGCTTATTTATTTACAGCCTTAGCCAATTTTGTTTATAGCTTGCTCTTTACACGTATTGTCGCTCAATCGACAAACCGCATGCGTAAGGGTCTCTTTGGCAAATTAGAACGCTTGACGGTTGCCTTTTTTGACAGTCGAAAAGATGGCGCTATTTTATCACGATTCACCAGTGACCTAGATAACATTCAAAATTCACTTAACCAGTCATTAGTACAAGTTGTGACCAATATTGCCTTATATATTGGATTGATTTGGATGATGTTTCGACAAGACACAAGACTGGCTTTATTAACAATGGCTTCAACTCCTGTAGCTCTCATCTTTTTAATCATTATTATTCGCTTGGCTCGTAAATACACTGATATTCAGCAGAAAGAAGTATCGGCACTAAACGCTTATATGGACGAGAAGATTTCCGGTCAAAAAGCAATCATTGTACAAGGTGTCCAAGAAGAAACTGTTGAAGGATTCTTAGAACACAATGAAAGAGTACGAGTTGCGACATTTAAAGGACGCCTCTTCTCAGGTCTACTTTTTCCAGTCATGAATGGAATGAGTTTATTAAACACTGCCATTGTTATTTTTGTTGGGTCAAGTATTGTCTTAAATGATAAATCCATTTCTATGGCAGTAGGTTTAGGCTTAGTTGTCACCTTTGTTCAGTTTTCACAACAATATTACCAACCCATTATGCAGATTGCAGCTTCATGGGGCGAGCTTCAGTTAGCCTTCACAGGCGCTAGCCGCATCCAAGAAATGTTTGATGAGAAAGAAGAGGTACGTCCTCAAAACGCACCGCAATTCACTGAATTAAAAGAAGCTGTGGAAATTAATCATGTTGACTTTAGCTATCTTCCAGGTAAGAAAGTCCTATCTGATGTAACCATTAAGGCGCCAAAAGGGAAAATGGTAGCTGTCGTAGGGCCGACAGGGTCAGGTAAGACAACTATCATGAACTTGCTTAACCGCTTCTATGATGTCGATAGTGGTTCCATTACCTTTGATGGCATTGATATTCGTGATTACGATCTGGATAGTCTTCGTAAAAACGTTGGTATTGTGTTACAAGAGTCAGTGCTCTTCTCAGGTACGATTGCAGATAATATCCGTTTTGGTGATGCCTCCATTAGTCAAGAAATGGTGGAAGTTGCTGCGCGTGCCACACACATTCATGACTTTATCATGACCTTACCAGAGGGATATAACACCAAGGTTTCAGATGATGAAAATATCTTCTCAACTGGGCAAAAGCAATTGATTTCAATTGCCAGAACTTTATTGACTGATCCGCAAGTTTTGATTTTAGATGAAGCAACGTCTAATGTTGACACTGTAACAGAAAGTAAGATTCAAAAAGCCATGGAAGCAATCGTAGCAGGGAGAACCAGCTTCGTCATTGCCCATCGTTTGAAAACGATTCTAAATGCAGATGAAATTATTGTTCTAAAAGATGGTAAAGTGATTGAACAAGGCGATCACCATGAATTGTTACGCCAAAAAGGTTTCTATTCCGAACTATACCACAACCAATTTGTCTTTGAATAA
- a CDS encoding ABC transporter ATP-binding protein — MLKKAILRYKWFAIASIIMTIAVVASTLLQPHYLKDVLEAVIKNDKSKISEVGSLLLIIAGVGLVAGTINTILSAKIAQGVSADIREATFRKIQSFSYANVEKFNAGNLVVRMTNDVSQIQNLVMMLFQVLFRLPILFIGSFYMAVQTLPKLWWVLILMVVMIAIIMALVMSQMGPKFGKFQALMDQINRIAKENLRGVRVVKSFVQEREQYAKFKETSNELLGLNLFIGYGFSLMQPALMLVSYLAVYVSIMVVSGMVKTEPTVIGSIASFMTYMMQIMFAIIMVGFMGMQASRAFISIGRLKEILETEPAMTYISDVDEEITGDIVFDHVSFAYPNEEEATLKDISFSIASGQMVGVVGATGSGKSTLAQLIPRLFDPQEGTITIGGKDLKSLSKKTLKNNISIVLQKAILFSGTIAENLRQGNSRADFDAMQKAAGIAQAREFIDRMEDGYNSKVEERGNNFSGGQKQRMSIARGVISNPKILILDDSTSALDAKSEKLVQEALNKDLHGTTTIIIAQKISSVVKADTILVLDNGRLIGQGKHAELIETNAVYREIYETQKGKEEE, encoded by the coding sequence ATGCTTAAAAAAGCCATCTTACGTTATAAATGGTTTGCAATAGCATCTATCATAATGACAATTGCAGTTGTCGCAAGTACCTTACTGCAACCTCATTATTTGAAGGATGTCCTAGAAGCAGTTATTAAAAACGACAAATCAAAGATTTCAGAGGTAGGGTCTCTGCTACTGATTATTGCAGGAGTGGGGTTAGTTGCAGGTACTATCAATACCATTTTATCAGCCAAAATTGCTCAAGGAGTTTCAGCTGATATTAGGGAAGCAACTTTCCGTAAAATTCAAAGTTTTTCATATGCAAATGTTGAAAAATTTAATGCTGGTAATTTAGTTGTTCGCATGACCAATGATGTGAGTCAAATTCAAAACTTGGTTATGATGCTTTTCCAAGTCTTATTTAGATTGCCAATTCTATTTATTGGTTCCTTTTATATGGCTGTTCAAACATTACCTAAATTATGGTGGGTACTCATCTTGATGGTTGTTATGATTGCTATCATAATGGCTTTAGTGATGAGTCAAATGGGTCCAAAATTTGGAAAATTCCAAGCCTTAATGGACCAAATCAACCGCATTGCTAAAGAAAATTTGCGTGGGGTTCGTGTGGTTAAATCTTTCGTTCAAGAAAGAGAACAGTATGCAAAATTTAAAGAAACTTCCAATGAACTGTTAGGTCTTAATCTCTTTATTGGATATGGCTTCTCATTGATGCAACCAGCGCTTATGTTAGTTTCCTATCTGGCTGTTTATGTTTCAATCATGGTGGTTTCTGGAATGGTTAAAACAGAACCAACGGTCATTGGTAGCATTGCCTCATTTATGACCTATATGATGCAAATCATGTTTGCGATTATCATGGTTGGATTTATGGGGATGCAAGCTAGTCGTGCCTTTATCTCAATTGGACGCTTAAAAGAGATTTTGGAAACAGAACCTGCTATGACTTATATTTCGGATGTCGACGAAGAGATCACAGGAGATATCGTTTTTGACCATGTCAGCTTTGCTTATCCCAATGAAGAAGAAGCCACTCTAAAAGACATTTCTTTCTCAATTGCTTCAGGTCAAATGGTCGGTGTGGTTGGTGCTACTGGATCTGGAAAATCAACTTTAGCTCAATTAATCCCACGTTTGTTTGATCCGCAAGAAGGAACCATTACCATTGGTGGGAAAGACTTAAAATCACTTAGTAAGAAAACCTTGAAGAATAATATCTCAATCGTCTTGCAAAAAGCTATTCTTTTTTCAGGTACCATTGCCGAGAATCTTCGTCAAGGGAATAGCAGAGCAGATTTTGATGCTATGCAAAAGGCGGCAGGGATTGCTCAGGCAAGAGAATTTATTGATCGCATGGAAGACGGCTATAACAGCAAGGTAGAAGAACGAGGCAATAACTTCTCTGGTGGTCAGAAACAACGGATGTCAATTGCGAGAGGGGTTATCAGCAATCCAAAAATTCTTATTTTAGATGATTCCACTTCGGCCCTTGACGCCAAATCTGAAAAATTAGTTCAGGAAGCTTTAAATAAAGATTTACACGGAACAACAACAATCATCATTGCTCAAAAAATTTCATCTGTGGTTAAGGCAGATACCATTTTGGTATTAGACAATGGTCGATTAATTGGACAAGGAAAACATGCGGAATTAATTGAAACGAATGCCGTTTACCGTGAAATATACGAAACACAAAAAGGCAAGGAGGAAGAATAA
- a CDS encoding MarR family winged helix-turn-helix transcriptional regulator — MSRIIADLRELTHQIEQISEEVARKYHIDHLAGPQGHVLIYLDKHQNQEIYVKDIENALCISKSVASNLVKRMEKNGFIDIIPSQTDKRYKRVVITDKGLEKLPLVQECRRDIENYFFKEITREEFFTVRKVIDQLKQNMLDYKKGEDHA, encoded by the coding sequence GATTTAAGAGAGTTAACCCATCAGATAGAACAAATTAGTGAAGAGGTTGCTCGAAAGTATCATATCGATCATTTAGCTGGACCTCAAGGGCATGTCCTTATTTATTTGGATAAGCATCAAAATCAAGAAATATATGTTAAGGATATTGAAAATGCCCTTTGTATTTCAAAATCCGTAGCTAGTAATCTCGTTAAGCGAATGGAAAAAAATGGCTTCATTGATATCATTCCTTCTCAAACAGATAAACGCTATAAACGAGTTGTGATTACGGACAAAGGACTTGAAAAATTGCCATTGGTACAAGAGTGTCGAAGAGACATAGAGAATTATTTCTTTAAGGAAATCACTAGAGAAGAATTTTTTACTGTTCGTAAAGTTATCGATCAATTGAAACAAAATATGCTAGATTATAAAAAAGGAGAAGATCATGCTTAA